The genome window gctgattttgggtataaagctttaaaaaaaaaaaattgatgaaagaaaaaaaggaggggactgagctcatgcgggagatGCTACCGGCAGATACTGTGGTGAtaaaacgccatatcatggaatatcaaggattatttcagTATGGAGTACAGTACattacagtatggagctcaaaggctttctctcttgccggttataccacaaggtgagttcctttttatttcctgcttcttcacacacatgctctgtgcagtacaggttagctctgagtgttagcgatgctaatgtaaacaccgaccatattacgtccaaaacagtcgggcattgtttctgatagcaacgtttctgattgggccgtgggtgtaaagccagcctacatttccgatattacgttaCGTTACGATAACCCCGTTTTTAGaaatttgggtacggaggaaaagagagagggttttattttctgacgctgcgtgagttccccgacacaccggggacatatatttatgtataatagacatcaaaaagtgcattttgcatgataggtcccctttaaaggcaCAATCTGTGTTGGTTTAGTTTCCTcatatttttactttaaaggggacctatcatgcaaaatgcacttttgtacgtcttttatacatgaatatgtgtccccggtgttccagggaactcaccaagtgtcagaaaacacaaccctctctattttcctccatacccaaatctctaaaaaaggggctgcaatggatctgatacagactgatccagatttgaacactgtcctgacgtcaggacggtggcgctacggctattggtcaattctccacctatcaggggaatgagaggttgggccacggccggccattgcagctcgaaagcgctggagacgctgtagtacatatgccaggcctgtaagtggcgctgttgtctgccacaaaagcagcgaagaagacttcccttgcatggttgccatggttgcccttctgtttattctccgctgtggctctttttctccctccccgaggcaagcttttgcgcctcctgctttaaaacaaatgaataatgactctatataatcatatgtaagggataatgtgcagcgacgcggtcattatggggaaaagaacacaggctgatcaggatcccggcgcgaagcggagggatctagatcggcatgaaggaacattatgcaatgtgcaatgtggacattatcccgcttattacatggccacattctcgacaaagtaacgacatgactcccaatattaatttaaatgcttttatggatttagaaaatgattttattgatttaaaaaatagttttatgtattgatttaaattgacatgcatccgctaagaaaagtagtccgttgttactgtttgaactaacgtagcaacggcaggaactgcttcgatagcgtttttgaggagctttttgattacagatttgaaaatatcgttgcttgctttaaaagtagcacaattcattatgtcaaactttggaaagtatctagatatccctgccctaatgccaaaggaactgcacactgaatatgtgtcgccgtttgatgtctatgtctggaccgctgcgtaaaaaggagggtttctgcccccttacttctcttcttacttctataagaataaaacacggtggacggagatctctttttctacccctcttctccccgctgcagcccagcagctgatctcagagcatgctctcctctcctgcaagggggcgtggtcagctgcagctcacagaatcagccccctgcaaaaacagcactggaaagagcaaatagagtgaaatgaggcatggctaaaatgcatgatctttttggtattttgaaaaaaaaactatatttatatactttatataggtatggccctacaatatattgttcaaatatagcatgataggtgtccTCTAATTCTGGTTTAGAACTGTTAATTTAACTTCTTATTTTACTTAGTTTTTATTATCTTACCTtaatcctttttttaaataatatcaCACTAAATTACTTCCAGTTAAATTGCCTCACTGAATAATTTTCCTGAGACTACAGACAGTGTAAACTTTAtgaaaaagataataaaatgatAGATCACATATTTGTCTTAATTGTAAAGACACATCACAGTTACAGAGACACAATATAGAGCAAATGTAATTACTTCTGCTATTACTATGTGTCTTAAAATACTATATTAAGTTCATGAATTCATATTAGATTAATCTGGTTCCACTTGCTGTGAGTGTGGTGTGGCCTCTTTTTCCTCTCAGTTCGGTCATCACAATGTAATGCAAAACATTGCCTCAAATGCACCCATGACTGGATGTAATTCAAATGTGTAGGTAGTAAACCTACCAAAAAGGCTGCACTGTAACCTTTAGATCACAGAAAATATCGAGTAAAATCAAGTTTGAAGACATTTAAACCTATTGATTTCAGTTGCATTTCAAATACTCCCTTTAGATAGATGGCTAACGTCTCTATCCTCCTTTTGTATCAACAACTCTTTCCACATTTAGAAGAAGGCCAGACTTAGTCCTATCATAACAACATGAGCCACATCTCTTTTACGCCTCTTTTGAGAATCTAAAATCCTTCCAAACAATCTAGTCTACTGGCTTTTTTGAAATCATGTGCTGTACTGTTGGCCTTTCTGACCATAGACACTCATACAAACAACTCATTTCTGTCCAGTGATCAAGATCCTGCCTGGAGGTCCTGCACTGAATATATATTAACTTTACTGCATTAACCTATCTTCCAAAGCTGTTTTAAAACACACATTTCCACAAATGTCAATTTTCCATCAGATAATTTGTGGACACTCTTTCTTATACAGTTGTTGTCAACAAAATTCAACGAAACATCTCAAATGTAATCCCTTTGTTGCGAGTGATTTGGAGATGAAGCACGATTTACAAAAATGCTCATGCATTATGGCACTTAAGTAGAGAATTCATTGCTAGATCACAAAAGAAGAATTTCTATTTACTTTACACCCAAAATGAAAAAGCTGCAGAAATGTTTGAGAACCATTGGCTCACCAAACTCCTGCTAGACACAGTGCATCCATCTCTTTGAATTTCGTGACACGTGACAGATTGTTGAAAAAGGGGTTGCACTTTTTTGGTACAGCAGAGATGCTAAAGGAACATTTTCTCCTATAAAAGCAATGCGGTGGTGGCTCAATGCCCAAATAACTAGACAATTACTTCCAAAGCTTGTTTGTGTTAGCAGATAGTTGGAAACACAAGGTAATCTGTTTGAATTCAGTAATTTTCTTGTGACAGACCTGCAATGACTAGATTAATATCAATATTCCTTTGAGGAGTCAGTGGATTAACAGGGTGAGTGCAAATCTTTTTCCCCATTGACAATGGAGGAAAACAGTCATCACACGAGCCAGTTGGagctgtgtatctgtaaagtggCCAGGGCCCTGTCCAACCATGGATTAATTGAAACTGAACATCTGCCTTTTATAAAAGCCCTGGATGTATGAAGTTAGTCCTCACATGCTCTGAtcatctctctctttttctgagACAAATAATAACCGCATTTATGGAATAGTGATTATCTCAGATAATGAGGTTGTAACATGGGAGTTTACAAGGTCATGGAAATGTATCAGCATCCTAGGAGTTACTTTCTTTCTCCTGAAATCATTCCAACATAAACCAAAGCCCTATTGGCAGATTATGTATGTGGTCCTTAAGTAAAAGTGATTGCTTCGAAGTATTGTTCCACTTCCCTCTGTGTATGTCCGAAAGGAGCAGAGCCAGGTTATGAACATGGTCAGCGATATTCTTCCAATGATAACGGACTATCCTGGGTGGCCTGGGGCTACATTTCATTCGTAATAAATAATGTATGCAGGACTGGACAAACTCGATTCGAGAAAGTAGAGAtcacaaagattttctctcatgTGGAAATGCCACTGTGGCCCAAAGTTCAATAAAAGGGTAAAAGAAAAGCATATATTTACTGGACAAATGGTTCACAGAAACAGTTGTAGCATTTGTAAATCTTACTTTATTTTCAAATTGTGCAAAACATATACAACCCATCCTACACCAGTATAAAAACAAGACAATTTAAACAAAATCACACACATTAATTATATCTTACTGCAATAAGGATTATTAAAAACAGAATAATCTAAGTATTTACAGTTCCCAAACCTTTACAAAACCTTGAGCATTTCCCATGAAAATTCCCTTATAGAAAAGACTTAACTGCCCAGCGTAGCGATAGGACTGAGGTAGAATAAAGAGATAAAGATAGTTTTTTCTTGGCCAGGTATTtactctaaaaacattctgtaCTAGCATGGTTTGTATCCCCCAGACAACCAAGAGATAGAGTGACTATACTTATTGTTATGACATCCAGGTACTGGAGCACAAATTGCACTTTACCTTAGTTAACATGAGGGATGATAACTAAGCTCAAAATGCATTTTTCCTGTGCAAAAAACTAAATGCAAGCTAGTACGTTTTTATAAAATGAGGCATTGCTTTAAGAATAGTACTACAATTAGGTACCAATGGCAACAGTGCCTTAAACCGGTGTAGTGATACTACATTTGTTTGTTGGATGTGCTGCAAAGTGTAACATTTTGCAGTTTAATGATAACAAAAATCGTTCACACCCCTTGAGATAGGATTTAGTCTCTACACATTAAACTCTCCTGAACATGTGACACATTCATCTGTCTTAGGTGGGGAGGGGACACATtttgcattttcatttatttacagAAACAAGAGAGATTAGAATACTAGGAAAGCACTTAgcaataataaatataaaatggcAGCTTGTTATCTTATGTACTCATATACTCATATAACTCATATAGTGGACTTAGCAACGTAACACTTCTACTAACTCACCTCAACATGCCTGGCACTGAAGTGAAACTAGCCTTCAATCTATGTACAGCAGTGCCCGCTGCCTGTATACACTTCCATTTATCACCCAGCTAACATAATGTCCACGCTTACAATGAGTAAACCACTTAACCTATAAATACGACTTAGCTAAATACTTAAGAGCAAAAAGCAAAGATGATCCAGATGACCAGAAaaggcaatacaatcaaataagaCCTGTTAATATATGGTACTCcatttttaaaacaaacaaaatatcaTATATTCTGTACACAATGATTAAGTGTGATcattatacattcctgtgtatGAAAACCATTTTGAATTTgtaataaaaacatgtaaacataATACTTTCTGTAAAACAACTCAAAACTTCCAGCACCAGCTGTTAAAtgcataataatatatataacgtGTGTTTCACAGATTAAGTCACTATTAAGAAGTATCTATATCTGGAGTTGAGAAAAAAATAAAGGTCCATCAAAATACTGGACTTTTACCGGTTGGAAATGTGTTGGAACGTTCTGTCTGTTCTGACGAAGGCACAGAGACAGATGAACGACCATGGTTTCACTTCGGATCTGAAGTCTCACTCCCTCACAGCAAAGAGACGGAAAGAACCTCCCTCTGTGTGGCTCTTACTGCAAACAGGAAACAAAAAGCGTGTTACAACCAAGACCATTTATACAGATGCCACTCAGGGCACTCCAGCAATAAGTATGTAACTGTAAACGAGTCACTGGAATTGTGAATTATATTTTGGAGAGGCATGATCAAATTTCAAGGAGCACAGTCGGAGTTATACTGATACTGAGTAGTACTTCCCGTGCTGAGCAAATTGAAGCGCAAAATCACCCTTTGActcatataaataaatacacgtTTTTCCATATTTTTGGTTTTGTGATACCAAGAAGTCTGCCTTTTAGTATTGACCAATTTCTCGCCAATTCAATAAAAATCACACAAACATGGTGTGCACAATATCTTTGGAAATGGCGTGTTGGCATTATGAATCATTATTGCCGAATTTCTGAGTCTGCCCTTTTCCTACATGTGTTAAACCTGTTGACTTTGTAATTAGTTCATTGTTAGAGAGACCTTGAGGCTCTGCCATGATCAATAATCATGATAGGCCAGTGCGATTGGTATCAGATAACATATAATTGTCCATATAGGAAAGCACTGACTCAGTGGCTGACAGCCTTTCCATCCTCGAGTAATCAGATAGGCTGTGATTACTTCCCCAGAAACAGAGTCCAGTCCAAGCTGCCCACCCTGCCATGATGTTGGCACATGGCACAGACTCTCTCTCCGCCGTTTATTGACCTCCTCTCCCAGTGCCCTGAGCGAGGCCTTCGCAGTTCTGCATTAGATTTCATAGTAGTCAGACTTGGAATATTTTGGCCATTCAGCACATTGCACACTCAATTGAAATGCCTGTGTAAAATAAGCAAAGATCCCATGTGTGGCCCATCCACACACCAAACCACACCATTACTCTTCCAACCTCACTTGCCAGCAGAACTGCCCGCAACGGCTTCCTGGCCGGAGCCAGTCCACTGCAGCCGGCCGAGGCCATGAGAGTGATGTGAGAAACATGGAGCGCATGCAGGGAACCCCCTGCATGCAATATTACTGGAGACATAAATCAAGCTAGTATAGTGAATAACAGCACCTTTTCTAAGATATATTTTAGACTTTCTTGTAAAAGTTACTTGTCTAAACAAGCCTGTTTTAATTTCATTTGTATCTCAAGGTTTTTCTTTACCAGACTCCAACCTGTCAAATATTATGGCCTAAGCTGGTCAAAGCATTAAAgacaaatattattttatacatagatattgttttatttagtattaaaataaaattaccgaggttcatttttttaaaaagcaaAAACATTCCCTATAGTACTTACCCAACGCAAACGACATAACGTCAGAAATATAACTAAGTCTAATTATGAAGCTAAATGTATCTTTAAAGACACCAAACACCTACTGACACAGGTGTTCCCATTCGGGCATATACTTTATAGACTGTTTGGGTTGTGTGCAGTCTTGACTCTCCTGTACTTGTTGCACCTGTTAGGGCGGTACACCTTCTTAGGTGGCACTAATCATTCTTGGTATTGCAGTTAGTTTGCTGACCTTGCATAAATCCGAGCATATTTCTGGCTGAGACCATTTTTTGCAAAGACCATGTGGCAAGCGGTTTGGGAAAACATTATGACATTATCAGGGGATCCTAACCACCAAACAATCCTTATCCAAGAGAGACAGTTACAGTAAAGAAATGAAATGGTACCTCTCAGACTGGATGCCGTTTTTCAGGACTCCGGCATAGCTCTTTCTCTTGTCCAGGGGCAGAACATCCACAAAACCACCGTCTGCTTTGATGACCCCTGCATGGATGGCTGATTTACAAATACTGGAGCTCTGAGGGGAGAAAGAATTGCAAAGAGGAGACATGCTTTCACAAGATGGTTAACACCTTTTCCAAATCTTTGTAATGCCTTTATTatcaaatacagtacaaaaCATATGACAATAATTCAAAGTCACCCAAGCATTTTGTTTCACAGCCAGTGCAACAAACCGTAAGCTCTTATCAGCAGTCTGGAGCTGAATCATTCATTTCTAGTCTAAACACAGAGCCCACTGTCCATACACTCATACAGTATTTATCACCAGATGGTTTATGTCTCCTGTTTAACCAAAACCCAGCTTCTACACCACTGTAGAAACACATTGGGTCGCCTGAGATTGCAAAAACATTCCTGGCAAACTTGCGATGAGTCACACTGCTGCctttatttttctaattttGTAGGACTTTTAAGATCTATGGGAAACTATTATAAGTGTCCAGGTGGACGTCATCTAAGGTCGGTTAAAAGGGTAAGACCCTGTTTAACACCACGTTGACCTCATGAGACTGTGACAACTGGCAAATCCACAAGAGTGACACAAATGTCTACCCTTCTTTTCCTGGAGGGTACTTTACAATGACTAATCTACTGAACATAATTTAGATGACTACAGAGTGATGGTGTAAACCAGATTTCATAAAAGGATTTCTGCCATCTCCTAtctctgagaaacaaacactgaGAGATAACACTTGAATAATCCTCTGAGTGGTCAGGCCCCATGCTGGGTAATACATCCCTGGTAGTCTCTGGCTTACCTCACCATTACTCCCATTCTCCATGAGCTGTATTCCCACTGTGATTCAACAGCTCTCCGTAGCTGCCATGCATTACTAAGTCTAACTTAGTCTTACCTCACTCAAACGTAACCATGTGGCAGATTCACTTTCATGTTCTTTCTGTTAGCACATCTAAAACAGTGTTTTACTTACATCAGTGTAGATGTTGTTTCCAATCACAGGTGACCAATAGGATGGCTGAGTCTTGCAGTTGGCCGGACAGAAGATTCTGAGAAACAAATTTGACGGATAAGGGATCACATTAATGGAAAAGGGTTTTGTTGTTTTCACACAATACTTAAACATCCTCTATTAGGCATTTATAAGCACTGTATATTTTGTAATGGTTTTATAACAAGTGAaattgttggtcgaacgcacttattgtaagtcgctttggataaaagcgtcagctaaatgcaatgtaatgaaatgaaatattaGGATGTGTTTGTGTTAACTCATCTAGAGTATTTCTAACAATTATAACCTGTCCTAGAAagtcatatttaaaaaaattacaaGTTTATTTAAGCACCTTGGACAGTTAGAGTTGGGCTTCTTGTAAGGGCAGATTTCAGCCACTGTGGTGTAGCAGTCAGCAGTCATTTCtgtcacagagagagagagacataccCTTAATATAGAACATGTGTGTTTTGGCAGCCTGTGAATTTAAGAGCAATCATGACTTAAGCTCTTATTTGGAACCCTTTGATCACTTACCTTCTGTTTTGGCCACCACAAAGGCATTGCCAGGTTTGTATTTACTGTAAAAGACATTGTGATGTTTAAGAAACAGGAAACAATAGAAATCTTTAAAAAGCTCCCTTATTGCACAACATGTGACTCGtagaagcagggaaatgtgtTGAATCAACAAAACAAGTCTACCTGTAGGACTCGATGCCATTCTTTGTAGCTTTGACAAAGAATGGCATCTTGTCCATCCTTGTGGCGTCCACCACTCCTCCGTTGTTGTCAATGGCACCAAAATGTATAGCAGCTCTGCAAATACTTGATTGCTGaaacaaaaaataattataCTTGTAAATATAAAGTGTAATGTATGAATTGTTGcatatgtttttttattgtaagcTAGACTCACCACATCGTAAAAGAGAGTTCCCCAAACCTTTCCTTTCTTATTCAGACAATTGGCAGGACAATTATATCTACAACCAGAAATGAGATGGAGAAAAAAGCGAGTTGATATCGAGAGGAAGAGCACGATAAATCAGAGGCAATAAAACGTATTTCATGCACATCATAAAAAATAGCCTGACCTGTTGCAGGTTGCGCCTCTACACTTGTCTCGCAGTCTAGTCTCACACTTAATGGTCTGAACTGCAAGAACGAGACAAAAAATCTGTAAGGAAACACACAAAACAGGAAACTTTaacttgttttaaaaaaataactgCTGTAGCTACCAAGAAAGGTGTTGCTGGGAGTCTTTGAGGAAGGGTTCTTGGGTGTGGTGGGTCTAGGGACGGACGGTTTGGGCGCTGGTTTCTTCGGAGCAGATGGTTTAGGTTTGGGCGCAGGTTTGGCGGTGGTACGAGGTGGCAGTGGAACCTGAGGCTTCTCCACCTCATTCATATCCTCCGTCTCTGAGCGCTGAGAGTCTATATGTTCAAACAGATATGGGTTCAGGTTTGGTAACACGTTTATTGttactatatttaaatgataaccaTGTGGGTCTGCTCACCCTTGAAGCACAGGTTATTCTTGCATCCTCCTCCAAAACTGGGAGGGCACTGGGAACAAGGGCGGCCGTGCTGGTATGGAGCCTCGCCGATCCAGTTGCCC of Pseudochaenichthys georgianus chromosome 3, fPseGeo1.2, whole genome shotgun sequence contains these proteins:
- the crispld2 gene encoding cysteine-rich secretory protein LCCL domain-containing 2; translation: MTCAAMTWFPVLSLSLSLLLLCVSDSTCLFLPDSNELRQLLSRYEREAEQSSSGHTAGNRTRRAVRWTDREELLQLHNKLRGEVYPTASNMEYMVWDDELERSATHWAEQCQWDHGPQDLLMSIGQNLAVHWGRYRSPAFHVQSWYDEVKDYTYPYPSECNPWCPDRCSGPMCTHYTQLVWATTSRVGCAVHTCPRMDVWGETWENSIYLVCNYSPKGNWIGEAPYQHGRPCSQCPPSFGGGCKNNLCFKDSQRSETEDMNEVEKPQVPLPPRTTAKPAPKPKPSAPKKPAPKPSVPRPTTPKNPSSKTPSNTFLVQTIKCETRLRDKCRGATCNRYNCPANCLNKKGKVWGTLFYDVQSSICRAAIHFGAIDNNGGVVDATRMDKMPFFVKATKNGIESYSKYKPGNAFVVAKTEEMTADCYTTVAEICPYKKPNSNCPRIFCPANCKTQPSYWSPVIGNNIYTDSSSICKSAIHAGVIKADGGFVDVLPLDKRKSYAGVLKNGIQSESKSHTEGGSFRLFAVRE